From a single Paraburkholderia youngii genomic region:
- the acnB gene encoding bifunctional aconitate hydratase 2/2-methylisocitrate dehydratase codes for MLENFRAHVAARAALGIPPLPLTAQQTAELVELLTNPPAGEEQTLLDLITNRVPAGVDEAARVKAGFLAAVAKGETACALISRARATELLGTMLGGYNIQPLIELLSDAEVGTVAADALKKTLLMFDQFHDVKELADKGNANAKAVMQSWADAEWFTSRPEVPQSLTITVFKVTGETNTDDLSPAPDATTRPDIPLHALAMLKNARPGITPEEDGKRGPVKFIESLKEKGHLVAYVGDVVGTGSSRKSATNSVLWFTGEDIPFIPNKRFGGVCLGGKIAPIFYNTMEDAGALPIELDVSKMEMGDVVELRPYEGRALKNGEVIAEFQVKSDVLFDEVRAGGRIPLIVGRGLTAKAREALGLAPSTLFRLPQQPANSGKGFSLAQKMVGRACGLPEGQGVRPGTYCEPKMTSVGSQDTTGPMTRDELKDLACLGFSADLVMQSFCHTAAYPKPVDVKTHQTLPNFISNRGGIALRPGDGVIHSWLNRMLLPDTVGTGGDSHTRFPIGISFPAGSGLVAFAAATGTMPLDMPESVLVRFKGKMQPGVTLRDLVNAIPLYAIKQGTLTVAKQGKKNIFSGRILEIEGLPDLKVEQAFELSDASAERSAAGCTVHLNKEPIIEYLNSNVTLLKWMIAQGYQDPRSLQRRIKAMEQWLADPQLLSPDADAEYAAVIEIDLADIHEPIVACPNDPDDVKTLSDVAGAKIDEVFIGSCMTNIGHFRAASKLLEGKRDIPVKLWVAPPTKMDQKQLTEEGHYGVFGTAGARTEMPGCSLCMGNQAQVREGATVMSTSTRNFPNRLGKNTNVYLGSAELAAICSRLGKIPTREEYMADMGVLNANGDKIYQYMNFDQIEDFKEVADGVTM; via the coding sequence ATGCTTGAAAACTTTCGTGCTCACGTGGCCGCACGCGCCGCGCTCGGCATTCCTCCCCTGCCGCTGACGGCTCAGCAGACCGCCGAGCTGGTCGAACTCCTGACCAACCCGCCCGCTGGCGAAGAGCAGACGCTGCTCGACCTGATCACCAATCGCGTGCCCGCCGGCGTGGACGAAGCCGCCCGCGTGAAGGCAGGTTTCCTCGCCGCCGTGGCCAAAGGCGAGACCGCCTGCGCGCTGATCTCGCGCGCCCGTGCCACCGAACTGCTCGGCACGATGCTGGGCGGCTACAACATCCAGCCGCTGATCGAACTGCTGTCCGACGCCGAAGTGGGCACCGTGGCCGCCGACGCGCTTAAGAAGACCCTGCTGATGTTCGACCAGTTCCACGACGTCAAGGAACTGGCCGATAAGGGCAACGCCAACGCAAAGGCCGTGATGCAAAGCTGGGCCGACGCCGAATGGTTCACGAGCCGTCCCGAAGTGCCGCAAAGCCTGACCATCACCGTGTTCAAGGTGACAGGCGAAACCAATACCGACGACCTGTCCCCGGCCCCGGACGCGACCACCCGCCCGGACATCCCGCTGCACGCGCTGGCGATGCTGAAGAACGCGCGCCCCGGCATCACGCCGGAAGAAGACGGCAAGCGCGGCCCGGTCAAGTTCATCGAGTCGCTGAAGGAAAAGGGCCACCTGGTCGCGTACGTTGGCGACGTGGTCGGCACCGGCTCCTCGCGCAAGTCGGCCACCAACTCGGTGCTGTGGTTCACGGGCGAAGACATCCCCTTCATCCCGAACAAGCGCTTCGGCGGCGTGTGCCTCGGCGGCAAGATCGCCCCGATCTTCTACAACACGATGGAAGACGCCGGCGCGCTGCCGATCGAACTCGACGTGTCGAAGATGGAAATGGGCGACGTGGTCGAACTGCGCCCGTACGAAGGCCGTGCGCTGAAGAACGGCGAAGTGATCGCCGAGTTCCAGGTCAAGTCCGACGTGCTGTTCGACGAAGTGCGCGCCGGCGGCCGCATTCCGCTGATCGTCGGCCGCGGCCTGACCGCCAAGGCGCGTGAAGCGCTGGGTCTCGCTCCGTCGACGCTGTTCCGCCTGCCGCAGCAGCCGGCCAACAGCGGCAAGGGCTTCTCGCTGGCGCAGAAGATGGTCGGCCGTGCTTGCGGTCTGCCGGAAGGCCAGGGCGTCCGCCCGGGCACGTACTGCGAACCGAAGATGACCTCGGTCGGCTCGCAGGACACCACGGGCCCCATGACCCGCGACGAACTGAAGGACCTGGCGTGCCTCGGCTTCTCGGCCGATCTCGTGATGCAGTCGTTCTGCCACACCGCCGCTTATCCGAAGCCGGTGGACGTGAAGACCCACCAGACGCTGCCGAACTTCATCAGCAACCGTGGCGGCATCGCGCTGCGCCCGGGCGACGGCGTGATCCACTCGTGGCTGAATCGCATGCTGCTGCCCGACACCGTCGGCACCGGCGGCGACTCGCACACGCGCTTCCCGATCGGTATCAGCTTCCCGGCCGGTTCGGGTCTGGTCGCCTTCGCGGCCGCCACCGGCACGATGCCGCTGGACATGCCCGAATCGGTGCTGGTCCGCTTCAAGGGCAAGATGCAGCCGGGCGTGACCCTGCGCGACCTCGTCAACGCGATTCCGCTGTACGCGATCAAGCAAGGCACGCTGACGGTTGCCAAGCAAGGCAAGAAGAACATCTTCTCCGGCCGCATTCTCGAAATCGAAGGCCTGCCCGATCTTAAGGTCGAGCAAGCGTTCGAACTGTCGGATGCTTCCGCCGAGCGTTCGGCCGCCGGTTGCACGGTGCACCTGAACAAGGAACCGATCATCGAATACCTGAACAGCAACGTCACGCTGCTGAAGTGGATGATCGCCCAGGGCTACCAGGACCCGCGCAGCCTGCAGCGCCGCATCAAGGCGATGGAGCAGTGGCTGGCCGACCCGCAACTGCTGTCGCCGGATGCCGACGCCGAGTATGCAGCCGTCATCGAGATCGATCTCGCCGACATCCACGAGCCGATCGTGGCTTGCCCGAACGATCCGGACGACGTGAAGACGCTGTCGGACGTGGCGGGTGCCAAGATCGACGAAGTGTTCATCGGCTCGTGCATGACCAACATCGGTCACTTCCGCGCCGCGTCGAAGCTGCTCGAAGGCAAGCGCGACATTCCGGTCAAGCTGTGGGTGGCTCCGCCGACCAAGATGGATCAGAAGCAGCTGACCGAGGAAGGCCACTACGGCGTGTTCGGCACGGCTGGTGCGCGTACCGAAATGCCGGGCTGCTCGCTGTGCATGGGTAACCAGGCCCAGGTGCGCGAAGGCGCGACGGTCATGTCGACCTCGACCCGCAACTTCCCGAACCGCCTCGGCAAGAACACGAACGTGTACCTCGGCTCGGCGGAACTGGCGGCGATCTGCTCGCGTCTGGGCAAGATCCCGACCAGGGAAGAGTACATGGCCGACATGGGCGTGCTCAATGCCAACGGCGACAAGATCTATCAATACATGAACTTCGACCAGATCGAGGACTTCAAGGAAGTCGCCGACGGCGTGACGATGTAA
- a CDS encoding DUF1326 domain-containing protein yields MSYQLMGSILEVCECKVLCPCWIGEDPDNGVCRSALAYHYERGTIDGVDVSGLTIAFAAFIPGNVLKGGWRVAMFVDERASDAQFDALVSVHRGERGGPLADLVQLIGEVVSVERVPIEYTVVDGKGRMKVGEAIDAELEPYRGPTGEPTKLVESIFSTIPGCPAFVGKANSFRLRHEKLDLDLALSGHNAIQGSFNFAS; encoded by the coding sequence ATGAGCTATCAACTGATGGGCAGCATCCTCGAAGTGTGCGAATGCAAGGTGCTGTGTCCGTGCTGGATCGGAGAAGATCCCGACAACGGCGTTTGCCGCAGCGCGCTTGCATACCACTACGAGCGAGGCACGATCGACGGCGTCGATGTGTCGGGCCTGACTATCGCGTTCGCGGCGTTCATTCCCGGCAATGTGCTCAAAGGTGGCTGGCGCGTCGCGATGTTCGTCGACGAGCGCGCGAGCGACGCGCAATTCGACGCTCTGGTGAGCGTGCACCGTGGCGAGCGCGGCGGCCCCCTCGCGGATCTCGTGCAGTTGATCGGCGAAGTCGTGTCCGTGGAACGCGTGCCGATCGAATACACGGTCGTCGACGGCAAGGGCAGGATGAAAGTCGGCGAAGCAATCGATGCCGAGTTGGAGCCCTATCGCGGCCCGACCGGCGAGCCGACCAAGCTGGTCGAAAGCATCTTTTCGACGATACCGGGCTGCCCTGCTTTCGTCGGCAAGGCGAACTCTTTCCGCCTGCGGCACGAAAAGCTCGATCTCGACCTCGCCTTGAGCGGACATAACGCCATTCAGGGATCGTTCAACTTCGCGTCGTGA
- a CDS encoding DUF2182 domain-containing protein: MQARSRLFAPLFVALTSSAWIALWVWDAGPYARYLRHVSWAELPLVGPICRAVSGASVTIAALLHSAAWLLMIAAMMLPSAFPLFDTFRRMTVARENRRTLIALLIVGYATTWALFGVVAHGVDAALHLAAEQVPSLLANGWLIGAAIVALAGLYQFSSLKHRCLDKCRSPLMFITGHWRGKSARRESFVLGISHGAFCVGCCWALMLLMFAVGTGSVGWMLALGGIMSAEKNFPWGRSIGKPLGVALLAWSAWIVVQHARIV, encoded by the coding sequence ATGCAAGCACGCTCGCGGCTGTTCGCGCCGCTCTTCGTCGCATTGACGAGCAGCGCGTGGATCGCGTTATGGGTGTGGGACGCGGGTCCCTATGCGCGTTATCTGCGTCACGTGAGCTGGGCCGAACTGCCGCTCGTCGGCCCGATATGCCGCGCGGTGTCCGGTGCTAGCGTCACCATCGCGGCGCTGCTGCACAGCGCCGCATGGCTGCTGATGATCGCGGCGATGATGCTGCCGAGCGCCTTCCCGCTGTTCGACACCTTCCGGCGGATGACCGTCGCGCGCGAAAACCGGCGCACGCTGATAGCGCTTCTGATCGTCGGTTATGCGACGACGTGGGCGCTGTTCGGCGTAGTCGCGCACGGCGTCGACGCGGCGCTCCATCTGGCCGCCGAGCAAGTTCCGAGCTTGCTTGCCAACGGCTGGCTGATCGGCGCCGCGATCGTCGCGCTCGCGGGCCTCTATCAGTTCAGCAGCCTCAAACATCGATGTCTCGACAAATGCCGCTCGCCGCTGATGTTCATCACCGGGCATTGGCGGGGCAAAAGCGCGCGCCGCGAGAGCTTCGTGCTCGGCATCAGTCACGGCGCCTTCTGCGTCGGCTGCTGTTGGGCGCTGATGTTGCTGATGTTCGCGGTCGGCACCGGCAGCGTCGGCTGGATGCTGGCGCTGGGCGGGATCATGTCGGCCGAGAAGAACTTCCCCTGGGGCAGGTCCATCGGCAAGCCGCTCGGCGTCGCGTTGCTTGCGTGGTCCGCGTGGATCGTCGTACAGCACGCCCGCATCGTCTGA
- a CDS encoding alpha/beta fold hydrolase, which produces MPSGSSEIVSTLPASRPVPGLEGFEHKFATVDGLRLHYVTGGNPQGDVIVLLAGFPQSWFAWRNVMALLAKTYRIVAPDLPGQGDSDRPMDGYDTQTLASHVHGLLRQLGVTRYFLAGHDIGAWVAFPYAVMFADEVRRLALLDAGIPGVTLPDALPISPERAWRTWHFAFHVLPDLPEVLLAGKEREYLDWFLRRKTANPDTFTEADIDEYLRILKKDGGLRAGLAYYRAAHVSARQNAELKQRGMLDLPLLTLGSDQGSIADMATPLRAFFTDVQGRTISHCGHFIPEEQPRAVADELTAFFGSA; this is translated from the coding sequence ATGCCATCTGGGAGTTCCGAAATCGTAAGCACGCTGCCAGCATCAAGGCCCGTTCCGGGGTTAGAAGGATTCGAGCACAAGTTCGCGACCGTAGACGGACTGAGACTGCACTACGTCACCGGCGGAAACCCGCAGGGCGATGTGATCGTGTTGCTCGCGGGCTTTCCGCAGAGCTGGTTCGCGTGGCGCAACGTGATGGCGCTGCTTGCAAAGACCTACCGGATCGTCGCACCGGACCTGCCCGGACAAGGTGATTCGGATCGTCCGATGGACGGCTACGACACACAGACCCTTGCGAGCCATGTCCACGGTTTGCTCCGGCAACTCGGAGTGACCCGGTACTTTCTCGCCGGACACGACATTGGAGCGTGGGTGGCTTTTCCGTACGCCGTGATGTTCGCCGACGAGGTCCGTCGCCTCGCGCTGCTGGATGCGGGGATCCCCGGCGTGACCTTGCCCGATGCGTTGCCGATTTCACCCGAGCGTGCATGGCGTACCTGGCATTTTGCGTTTCACGTCCTACCTGACCTGCCGGAAGTGCTGCTGGCCGGCAAGGAACGCGAATACCTCGACTGGTTTTTGCGGCGAAAGACGGCCAATCCCGATACTTTCACTGAAGCCGATATCGATGAATATCTGCGCATTCTGAAGAAAGACGGCGGCTTACGCGCCGGCCTTGCGTATTACCGCGCCGCGCACGTGTCCGCCCGGCAGAACGCGGAATTGAAGCAGCGAGGCATGCTCGATTTGCCACTGCTGACGCTCGGCTCCGATCAAGGGTCCATCGCCGATATGGCGACCCCTCTGCGAGCGTTCTTCACCGACGTCCAAGGCCGCACCATTAGTCACTGCGGGCACTTCATTCCAGAAGAACAACCGCGCGCGGTCGCCGACGAACTCACGGCATTCTTTGGCAGCGCATAG
- a CDS encoding TetR/AcrR family transcriptional regulator produces the protein MDIALDGAIRIFRERGYQGTSLGDLGAAMGLTAGSIYKAFTDKRAVFLAALERYIHLRNGQLQSLLDAEQTGREKVRAVLRFYAESAVGDEGKRGCLVVGSAIDLLAFDDEVAGHVAASLQRTERLLCRLIRLGQTDGSIASAVDADATGRALLSLTQGLRVVGKVGRPRAHIMAAAEQAMRLLD, from the coding sequence ATGGACATCGCGCTGGACGGCGCAATCCGGATTTTTCGCGAACGCGGCTATCAAGGGACGTCTCTTGGCGATCTCGGTGCCGCGATGGGCCTCACGGCCGGCAGTATCTACAAGGCGTTCACTGATAAGCGAGCGGTGTTCCTTGCCGCGCTCGAGCGCTACATCCATCTACGGAATGGCCAGTTGCAAAGCCTGCTCGACGCGGAGCAAACCGGCCGCGAGAAGGTACGGGCCGTTCTGCGGTTTTATGCCGAGTCCGCAGTTGGCGACGAGGGCAAGCGGGGCTGTCTCGTAGTCGGAAGCGCAATCGATCTGCTCGCTTTCGATGATGAGGTCGCGGGTCATGTCGCCGCTTCTTTGCAGCGAACGGAGCGTCTGTTGTGCCGTCTGATCCGGCTGGGCCAGACAGACGGTTCGATCGCGTCCGCCGTGGATGCGGACGCTACCGGCCGCGCCCTGCTGAGTTTGACGCAAGGTTTGAGGGTCGTCGGCAAAGTTGGGCGGCCCCGGGCGCACATAATGGCGGCGGCGGAGCAGGCCATGCGTCTGCTGGACTAA
- a CDS encoding DUF1493 family protein, with the protein MMPPPEVSAELEEFLREKIGIPSKIAIKSSSSLEDDFGVTGDDASKLINTFAITFNVQPGDFEFLRYFNMEGFSVWPFSILARYLLKLRGVKDYKNKANYSRNAAACD; encoded by the coding sequence ATGATGCCACCACCGGAAGTTTCGGCTGAGCTGGAGGAATTCTTGCGGGAGAAAATCGGAATTCCGTCAAAAATAGCAATAAAGTCATCCAGTTCTTTAGAAGACGATTTTGGCGTCACGGGCGACGATGCGAGCAAGCTTATCAACACGTTCGCAATAACATTTAACGTTCAACCCGGCGATTTCGAATTTCTCAGATATTTTAATATGGAAGGATTCAGCGTTTGGCCATTTTCGATTCTTGCCCGGTATCTTCTAAAACTCAGAGGCGTGAAGGACTACAAAAATAAAGCCAATTACAGTCGGAATGCTGCAGCGTGCGATTGA
- a CDS encoding CYTH and CHAD domain-containing protein, giving the protein MERELKLRVANEDLGKLRNASILAQSEATAGAPRLLTSTYFDTPEFSFHWCGASLRVRSVGKEKIQTLKLEGSAKAGLFDRDEFEMPVNSDTPDLKLLCDQIPENSDCGKLIHDDTVPAQLKPVFVTRINRSAFELRQPSGDELELALDEGTIEAESGSVQLAAVELELKQGDPDMLYRVALEMLETVPLHIDRSSKADIGYALLVAEHREAVKAQPVQLDKRDSIEDAFCVIVRNCLDQVHANELGVVSGHDPSSVHQMRVGLRRLRSALDLFAKVIPAAPGFDEELRWIASELGTARDWEVLAGSTLEHAGADGNTDEIRPVREACEQNAVDNRQRAAAAVESVRYTRLALQLALWLSRKGWRDEMSDEQRDVIGSPVKPFAADVLRRRHKKLIKRGKGLADLDDHSRHRARIAAKKVRYATEFFASLCPRRVVRHYVEALTALQDDLGWRNDAVVADQLLKSLLTTAPEAASGAAFARGFLASRVAADHRTLKKLWKRFKLLSSPH; this is encoded by the coding sequence ATGGAACGGGAGCTAAAGCTGCGCGTTGCGAACGAAGATCTGGGCAAGTTGCGTAACGCGTCGATACTGGCGCAATCGGAAGCCACCGCGGGGGCGCCTCGCCTGCTGACGAGCACCTATTTCGATACGCCCGAGTTTTCATTTCACTGGTGCGGGGCTTCGCTGCGCGTGCGCAGCGTCGGCAAGGAGAAAATCCAGACGCTGAAGCTCGAAGGATCGGCCAAGGCGGGGCTGTTCGACCGGGACGAGTTCGAGATGCCCGTGAATAGCGACACGCCCGATCTGAAGCTGCTGTGCGACCAGATCCCCGAGAACAGCGACTGCGGGAAGCTGATTCACGACGACACCGTTCCCGCCCAACTGAAGCCAGTGTTCGTCACGCGGATCAACCGCTCGGCGTTTGAACTGCGCCAGCCGTCCGGAGACGAACTCGAGCTTGCTCTCGACGAAGGAACCATCGAGGCGGAGTCGGGTTCGGTGCAGCTCGCCGCCGTGGAACTGGAATTGAAACAGGGCGATCCGGACATGCTGTACCGCGTCGCGCTGGAAATGCTCGAAACCGTGCCACTCCATATCGATCGTAGCAGCAAGGCCGATATCGGGTATGCACTGCTGGTAGCCGAGCACAGAGAGGCGGTGAAAGCGCAACCGGTGCAACTGGACAAGCGCGATTCGATCGAGGATGCATTCTGCGTCATTGTGCGCAACTGTCTGGACCAGGTCCACGCGAATGAACTGGGCGTCGTGTCGGGCCACGATCCATCGAGCGTCCATCAGATGCGCGTGGGGCTTCGCCGCTTGCGTTCGGCTCTCGACCTGTTTGCGAAGGTCATCCCCGCCGCTCCCGGCTTCGACGAGGAGTTGCGCTGGATTGCCTCGGAACTCGGCACCGCGCGCGACTGGGAAGTGCTCGCGGGATCGACGCTCGAACATGCCGGCGCCGACGGCAATACGGACGAGATCCGCCCCGTCAGAGAGGCCTGCGAGCAGAATGCCGTCGACAACCGGCAGCGCGCGGCGGCCGCGGTCGAATCGGTTCGCTATACGCGGCTCGCGCTCCAGTTGGCGCTCTGGTTGAGCCGCAAGGGTTGGCGAGATGAGATGTCCGACGAACAGCGCGACGTGATCGGCAGCCCAGTGAAGCCGTTCGCCGCCGATGTTCTGCGCCGTCGGCACAAGAAACTGATCAAACGTGGCAAGGGTTTGGCCGATCTCGACGATCACAGCCGTCACCGCGCCCGCATCGCGGCGAAGAAGGTTCGATACGCCACCGAGTTCTTCGCGTCGTTATGCCCGCGGCGGGTCGTCCGCCACTATGTCGAAGCGCTCACCGCCCTTCAGGACGATCTCGGCTGGCGCAACGATGCCGTCGTCGCCGATCAGCTGCTGAAGTCGCTGCTGACGACGGCGCCCGAGGCCGCCTCGGGCGCGGCCTTCGCACGCGGCTTTCTCGCGTCACGGGTCGCTGCCGATCATCGGACGTTGAAGAAGCTGTGGAAGCGCTTCAAGCTGCTTTCGTCACCGCACTGA
- a CDS encoding MFS transporter: MPLSSPARNVSTRPPAPRLTTLSHIQIASLWFALFTQWMTVVPVLVPSQVAEMLGRDAALKEGVAGSVIACGAFVAMIVAPLAGALSDRSIAKHGRRRSFLVTGVFGTAVALVWLASFNRGASVWLYALAFLHLQFWWNWAAGPYAGLVPDVVPKRETNRASAWLNVMSVLGTISGNVVLVVLYSPGRLYPTVATFIAIMLLCIWLTIRGSREPTPVRSHERFELLAFMRSFYLDPRLHRNFYWVLVTRLFGNMGIWSIFTFMLYYLQDVIGIRHPTGVMNGLLGVGVVLAIPASLLGARLADRHGAVPVVRLTSWIMAGAAIGFVMLAVHPNLLLVIAVGLVFCAAYGTYQAVDWALALQVLPDDASSGKDMGIWQVSMVLPQILGPAATGWMLSWVKALAGAGTAYVVAFVVAAGWFVLAAWFVSHIRIASQQHVSTGLAGRSS; the protein is encoded by the coding sequence ATGCCGCTATCCAGTCCAGCCCGGAATGTGTCGACCAGACCGCCCGCCCCTCGCCTGACGACGCTCAGTCACATACAGATCGCGTCGCTGTGGTTCGCGCTGTTTACCCAATGGATGACGGTCGTTCCGGTGCTGGTGCCGTCACAGGTCGCCGAAATGCTCGGACGCGATGCCGCATTGAAGGAAGGTGTGGCCGGCTCCGTCATTGCGTGCGGCGCATTCGTTGCAATGATCGTGGCGCCGCTGGCCGGCGCCCTGTCAGATCGCTCCATCGCAAAACATGGACGTCGGCGATCGTTTCTCGTCACCGGCGTGTTCGGCACTGCGGTTGCCCTGGTATGGCTTGCTTCATTCAACAGAGGGGCGAGCGTATGGCTTTATGCACTCGCGTTCCTGCATCTGCAGTTCTGGTGGAACTGGGCGGCGGGTCCGTATGCCGGGCTGGTGCCCGATGTCGTGCCAAAACGGGAAACCAACCGCGCGAGCGCGTGGCTCAACGTGATGTCCGTGCTCGGCACCATCAGTGGCAACGTGGTGCTCGTCGTGCTCTATTCGCCGGGCCGCCTGTATCCGACGGTGGCCACGTTCATTGCGATCATGCTGCTCTGCATTTGGCTGACGATTCGCGGCTCGCGCGAGCCGACGCCTGTCAGATCCCATGAACGGTTCGAACTCCTCGCGTTCATGCGCTCGTTCTATCTCGATCCGCGCCTCCACCGAAACTTTTACTGGGTGCTGGTGACCCGTCTGTTCGGCAACATGGGAATCTGGTCGATCTTCACCTTCATGTTGTACTACCTGCAGGACGTGATCGGCATTCGTCATCCGACCGGTGTGATGAACGGGCTTCTTGGTGTCGGCGTGGTGCTGGCGATCCCGGCCAGCCTGTTGGGCGCAAGGCTCGCCGACCGCCACGGCGCGGTCCCCGTCGTCCGCCTGACAAGCTGGATCATGGCCGGAGCCGCAATCGGCTTTGTCATGCTGGCGGTGCATCCGAACCTGTTGCTGGTGATCGCAGTCGGACTCGTTTTCTGCGCCGCTTACGGGACCTATCAAGCCGTCGACTGGGCGCTCGCACTGCAAGTGTTGCCAGACGATGCATCCAGCGGCAAGGACATGGGCATCTGGCAAGTGTCGATGGTGCTGCCGCAGATCCTCGGCCCCGCCGCGACCGGGTGGATGCTGTCGTGGGTCAAGGCGCTTGCTGGTGCCGGAACCGCCTACGTCGTCGCGTTCGTCGTCGCAGCGGGGTGGTTCGTGCTCGCGGCGTGGTTCGTCTCGCACATCAGGATTGCTTCGCAGCAGCACGTATCCACCGGGCTCGCCGGGCGATCGTCGTAG